ACCTGCTGACCGCGTACAAGCGCGCGGCCAACATCGTCCGTATCGAAGAGAAGAAGGACGGTCGGGAATACCACGAGGTGAATGCCCGTTCCTTCACGCAAGCGGAGGAGGAAGCCCTTTGGGCGAAGCTTCTGTCCGTCCGCGGGGAATTGAAGGGCGCGCTGGATCGGGAAGAATTCATGGGTGGAATGGGAATGCTCGCAAGTCTGCGGCTGCCCGTCGACCAGTTTTTCGACCGGGTTACTGTGAATGTCGAAGACACCGGCATTCGCTGTAATCGCCTCGCTCTACTCCGTGGGATCATGGCAACTATGCGGCAAGTCGCGGACTTCTCGCGCGTCGAAGGCTAAATAGGAAGGGCGGCGCTCGCAGGTGATCGCAGCGCCGGCCCTTTTTCCACCGCGTCAGCAGCACGGGCAGGGACATGCAGGCCAACGTCACCACCAAGTGGGTCTACAGCTTCGGCGACGGGCGGGCGGAAGGCCGCGCCGACATGCGCAACCTTCTGGGCGGCAAGGGTGCCAATCTGGCCGAGATGTCGAACCTGGGCCTGCCCGTCCCGCCGGGCTTCACCATCACCACCGAGGTCTGCACCTACTTCTACGCCAACGGGCGCAGCTACCCCTCCGACCTGAACGAGCAGGTCGACGCCGCCATGGCCGGGCTGGAGCGCGCCATGGGCGCCAAGTTCGGCGACCCGTCCAATCCGCTGCTGGTGTCGGTCCGGTCGGGGGCCCGCGCCTCCATGCCGGGCATGATGGACACGGTTCTGAACCTGGGGCTGGGCGACGCCACGGTCGCGGGGCTTGCGCGCCGGTCGGGCGACCCGCGCTTCGCCTATGACAGCTACCGCCGTTTCATCCAGATGTACGGCAACGTCGTGCTCGGCGTGGACCACCATCATTTCGAAGATGTGCTGGACAGCCACAAGCGCGGCATCGGCGCGACGCTGGACACCGAACTGACGGCCGAGGACTGGCAGCAGGTCATCGAGGGGTACAAGGAGGTGGTGGAGCGCGAGACCGGCTCGCCCTTCCCGCAGGACGCGCGCCAGCAGCTCTGGGGCGCCATCGGCGCCGTGTTCGGAAGCTGGATGAACCAGCGCGCCATCACCTACCGCCGCCTGCACGACATCCCGGCCAGCTGGGGCACCGCGGTCAACGTGCAGTGCATGGTCTTCGGCAACATGGGCGAGGACTGCTGCACCGGCGTCGCCTTCACCCGCAACCCGTCCACGGGCGAGAACGCCTTCTACGGCGAATACCTGGTGAACGCCCAGGGCGAGGACGTGGTCGCCGGCATCCGCACGCCGCAGCATCTGACGGTGGCGGGCAAGCAGGCCAACGGCTCGACCCTTCCGGCCATGGAAGAGGTGATGCCCGAGGTCTTCGGCCAGCTCGACGCCGTCCGGCTGAAGTTGGAACGCCACTACCGCGACATGCAGGACATCGAGTTCACGGTCCAGCAGGGCCGGCTCTACATGCTGCAGACGCGCAACGGCAAGCGCACCGCCCAGGCCGCGTTGAAGATCGCCGTGGACATGGCCCGCGATGGCCTGATCACCGAGGCCGAGGCCGTGCAGCGGGTGGACCCGCAGTCGCTGGACCAGCTGCTGCACCCGATGCTGGACCCCAAGGCCAAGCGCGTGGTCATCGCCAAGGGGCTGCCGGCATCGCCGGGGGCGGCCTCGGGCCGGATCGTGTTCACCGCCGACGCGGCCGAAGCCGCCGCCCACCGGGGCGAGGCGGTGATCCTGTGCCGGGTCGAGACCAGCCCGGAGGACA
This sequence is a window from Azospirillaceae bacterium. Protein-coding genes within it:
- the ppdK gene encoding pyruvate, phosphate dikinase, with the translated sequence MQANVTTKWVYSFGDGRAEGRADMRNLLGGKGANLAEMSNLGLPVPPGFTITTEVCTYFYANGRSYPSDLNEQVDAAMAGLERAMGAKFGDPSNPLLVSVRSGARASMPGMMDTVLNLGLGDATVAGLARRSGDPRFAYDSYRRFIQMYGNVVLGVDHHHFEDVLDSHKRGIGATLDTELTAEDWQQVIEGYKEVVERETGSPFPQDARQQLWGAIGAVFGSWMNQRAITYRRLHDIPASWGTAVNVQCMVFGNMGEDCCTGVAFTRNPSTGENAFYGEYLVNAQGEDVVAGIRTPQHLTVAGKQANGSTLPAMEEVMPEVFGQLDAVRLKLERHYRDMQDIEFTVQQGRLYMLQTRNGKRTAQAALKIAVDMARDGLITEAEAVQRVDPQSLDQLLHPMLDPKAKRVVIAKGLPASPGAASGRIVFTADAAEAAAHRGEAVILCRVETSPEDIHGMHAAKGILTTRGGMTSHAAVVARGMGRPCVSGAGEIRIDSKAGTLTVGPVTAKAGDILTIDGSTGEVMLGEIPTIQPELSGDFAVLMGWADRFRRLKVRTNAETPLDARTARRFGAEGIGLCRTEHMFFEADRIVAMREMIVAETETARRAALAKIEPMQRKDFAELFQIMQGLPVTIRLLDPPLHEFLPHTDAEIAEVAKGAGVEVAHVKHRAAQLHEANPMLGHRGVRLGISYPEIYEMQARAIFDGALDAMEKTGEAVLVEVMIPLVGTAKELDLMKAVVDKAAQEVFGRRGRSIAYLVGTMIELPRAALRAGEIAGTAEFFSFGTNDLTQTTLGISRDDAASFLPAYQRAGIFERDPFASLDQEGVGELIRIAVERGRCTRDGIKLGICGEHGGDPSSVAFCEAAGLDYVSCSPYRVPIARLAAAQAALSGQTAARD